In one Siniperca chuatsi isolate FFG_IHB_CAS linkage group LG14, ASM2008510v1, whole genome shotgun sequence genomic region, the following are encoded:
- the dbn1 gene encoding drebrin isoform X7, translated as MYGFCSLKEPTSALPRYILINWVGEDVPDARKCACASHVATIADFFQVRPTTGVEVIINASSLDDIDPSAIGQRLTNGTAAVVASPVLSRLRTRDEEHGDVGTVYEKTNAEVEMKKINREEFWEKAKREEEIRKEEEKKKAAEERQRYEEERMELERKEQENREKRYREREMQIEEHRKKLQEEEEARERLRDQTSIAAEPSLEDLNLDKKESEVEEAKAIIAQRSGNPREFFKQKERAMTISVDTSPVSVHRTGRLDSPFLRQQHSPSSPSPTPPPRGASPLRTPPHARTQPAAAAGDNDDEVITERNMAAVSPIPKIVTTPIKEDFSKEEEDCRDEWDSVPMQEQKPPVQESTPTKPVQSVAPQARDSSAFSAWESDTDSLVNLCDSNSDPPANPSQTSQSSNLVDLMGDADVCHDDVPPSTATASGKPQPLLSFDEIMDGTFCSATGAEDDPSSLVDVTVSDQMTLSYQHALQHASGERQELVDGQLLMTNGETLLKEGTQASEGYFSQSQEEEFGQSEESSAKPAPVFYNKPPEIDITCWDTDPVVDDDDD; from the exons ACGTCGCCACCATCGCAGACTTCTTCCAGGTCAGACCCACCACG GGGGTGGAGGTCATCATCAACGCCAGCAGTCTGGACGACATCGACCCATCAGCCATCGGGCAGCGACTGACCAATGGTACGGCAGCAGTGGTGGCGAGTCCGGTCCTGAGCCGCCTGAGAACCCGAGACGAAGAGCACGGAGACGTG GGCACAGTGTACGAGAAGACCAATGCAGAGGTGGAGATGAAGAAAATCAATAGAGAGGAGTTTTGGGAGAAGGCCAAG CGCGAGGAGGAGatcaggaaggaggaggagaagaagaaggcagCAGAGGAGCGGCAGCGCTACGAGGAGGAGCGAATGGAGCTGGAGAGGAAAGAGCAGGAGAACCGAGAGAAGAGGTACCGCGAGAGGGAGATGCAGATTGAGGAGCACAG gaagaagctgcaggaggaggaagaggccagAGAGAGGTTGCGGGACCAGACCTCCATA GCAGCAGAGCCGAGCCTCGAGGACCTCAACCTGGACAAGAAGGAGTCCGAGGTGGAG gAGGCGAAGGCCATCATCGCTCAGCGGTCAGGAAACCCTCGAGAGTTTTTCAAGCAGAAGGAGAGAGCCATGACCATCAGTGTCGACACCTCGCCCGTGTCCGTCCACAGGACCG GCCGTTTGGACAGCCCGTTCTTGAGGCAGCAGCACAGTCCCAGCAGCCCCAGTCCGACTCCCCCACCTCGGGGCGCGTCGCCCCTCCGCACCCCGCCACACGCACGGACGCAGCCCGCCGCTGCAGCCG GGGACAATGACGACGAAGTGATCACAGAGCGCAACATGGCCGCCGTGTCGCCCATTCCTAAAATAGTCACCACGCCCATCAAAGAGGACTTCagcaaggaggaggaggactgcaGAGACGAGTGGG ATTCGGTGCCAATGCAGGAGCAGAAACCGCCGGTCCAGGAGTCGACACCCACCAAGCCCGTGCAGAGCGTTGCCCCGCAGGCCCGCGACTCCTCCGCCTTCTCTGCGTGGGAGTCCGACACAGACAGCCTGGTCAACCTGTGCGACAGCAACTCCGACCCTCCCGCCAACCCCTCCCAGACCTCCCAGTCCTCCAATCTGGTGGACCTGATGGGTGACGCTGATGTCTGTCATGATGACGTCCCGCCCAGCACCGCCACCGCCAGCGGCAAGCCTCAGCCCCTCCTCAGCTTCGATGAGATAATGGACGGGACCTTCTGCTCGGCCACCGGCGCCGAGGACGACCCCTCCAGTCTGGTGGACGTGACAGTTTCTGACCAGATGACCCTCAGCTACCAGCATGCACTGCAGCATGCATCCGGGGAGAGGCAGGAGCTGGTTGATGGACAGCTGCTGATGACCAATGGGGAGACGCTGCTGAAAGAAGGGACTCAG GCGAGTGAGGGCtatttcagccaatcacaggaggaagaatttggccaatcagaggagTCCTCAGCTAAACCTGCACCGGTCTTTTATAACAAGCCACCAG agaTTGACATCACGTGCTGGGACACGGACCCCGTGGTCGACGATGACGATGACTAA